A single Lathamus discolor isolate bLatDis1 chromosome 16, bLatDis1.hap1, whole genome shotgun sequence DNA region contains:
- the C16H1orf174 gene encoding UPF0688 protein C1orf174 homolog gives MASAGSRALPKMAAGGQARGGSHTESPGSALPGRRRRLLGRCAEGSLEGRSPAAASAPPAGEAAPAARRQQRGGPQPPGQCSSQKAAERRPSKRLKTEHPSPVKSELGLPRGSGTLAALETPPTTAGDQCSEHPGGHAIIQQQKGESIPEANREEQEKEHNASRKPHAVKSSDAPSKTDSGEDVHACVCSEESSCGSALSDGSGSEDTDLPTKPMRVDSSTFLDEDSNQPMPMDRFFGDVEFLQDLPAVALPSTTMSRRELRKLHFIAKEEEEEEDVV, from the exons ATGGCGAGCGCGGGCTCCCGCGCCCTCCCCAAGATGGCGGCGGGCGGCCAGGCGCGGGGCGGGAGCCACACCGAGAGCCCCGGCTCGGCTCtcccggggcggcggcggcggctcctgGGGCGCTGTGCGGAGGGGTCTCTGGAGGGCCGGAGCCCCGCGGCCGCCTCCGCTCCGCCCGCGGGGGAAGCGGCGCCTGCGGCGCGGCGCCAGCAGCGGGGCGGCCCCCAGCCGCCGGGCCAG TGCTCTTCACAGAAAGCAGCTGAGAGACGACCCTCAAAGAGGCTAAAAACTGAACACCCCAGTCCAGTAAAATCTGAGCTAGGACTTCCACGTGGAAGTGGAACCCTTGCTGCGTTGGAAACACCTCCAACAACTGCGGGGGATCAATGTTCAGAGCATCCGGGAGGCCACGCTATAATTCAACAGCAAAAAGGTGAAAGCATTCCAGAGGCTAACAGAGAGGAACAGGAAAAGGAGCATAATGCGTCTCGCAAGCCACATGCTGTGAAATCAAGTGATGCTCCATCAAAAACGGACAGTGGGGAAGATGTGCATGCTTGTGTCTGCAGTGAAGAGAGCAGCTGTGGGAGTGCGCTTTCCGATGGGTCTGGCTCGGAGGACACTGATCTCCCGACAAAGCCGATGCGAGTGGACAGCAGCACCTTCTTGGATGAAGACAGCAACCAGCCGATGCCCATGGACCGGTTCTTTGGAGATGTGGAGTTTTTGCAG GATCTCCCAGCAGTTGCTCTCCCAAGCACAACGATGAGCAGGCGAGAACTCCGAAAGCTCCATTTCATtgcaaaggaagaggaggaggaagaggatgttGTCTAA